The Dokdonella koreensis DS-123 genome has a segment encoding these proteins:
- a CDS encoding helix-turn-helix transcriptional regulator, with protein MSKLYLRIREARARVDLSQEDLAADLGVSRGAVAQWEMVEGTCPNVENLIALARRTGLAFEYLATGRGPKIQGQPIDAIADDDSPYAMLSPQQAALLEWFDRLGKRQQAGLFDLVGIGRRGGTKS; from the coding sequence GTGAGCAAGCTGTATCTACGAATCCGCGAAGCGCGGGCGCGAGTGGACCTGTCGCAGGAAGACCTCGCCGCCGACCTCGGCGTCTCGCGCGGTGCCGTCGCGCAGTGGGAGATGGTCGAGGGTACCTGCCCGAACGTGGAGAACCTGATCGCGCTGGCGCGCCGCACCGGCCTGGCCTTCGAGTACCTCGCGACCGGCCGCGGCCCGAAGATCCAGGGACAGCCGATCGACGCGATCGCCGACGACGACAGCCCCTACGCGATGCTGAGTCCGCAGCAGGCCGCCTTGCTCGAATGGTTCGACCGGCTCGGCAAGCGCCAGCAGGCCGGCCTGTTCGACCTGGTCGGCATCGGCCGGCGCGGCGGTACGAAGAGCTGA
- a CDS encoding GGDEF domain-containing protein: MSWNIIEQAPAALLIAAVGAADAGSGAGRCRAINRRFRELTGYDRREIRDVGRWLARVQADRPQGTAAARLRQAVRAAPAARPFEACIVRKDGQARWFAIDVARCEGDAEALYAMVFTDITERVGIGHRLERLARADPLTGLLSRQSLLERHAAATASGYGLLLCDVDGFRCINERHGHAAGDAVLVRCAARLRRLAGPAALVARWEGDRFAVLVPGGRAAALHRLAGRIARGAGATSPAVTLTIGGTWATAGTPITEALRRAAGALGFGKSAGRNRVEFD, from the coding sequence ATGTCATGGAACATCATCGAGCAGGCGCCGGCGGCCCTGCTGATCGCCGCGGTCGGGGCGGCGGATGCCGGCAGTGGCGCCGGCCGCTGCCGGGCGATCAACCGCCGCTTTCGCGAGCTGACCGGCTACGACCGGCGCGAGATCCGCGACGTCGGCCGCTGGCTGGCACGGGTGCAGGCGGACCGGCCGCAGGGCACCGCCGCCGCCCGGTTGCGCCAGGCGGTGCGGGCCGCGCCGGCGGCGCGCCCGTTCGAGGCCTGCATCGTCCGCAAGGACGGCCAGGCACGCTGGTTCGCGATCGACGTCGCCCGCTGCGAGGGCGACGCCGAGGCGCTCTACGCGATGGTCTTCACCGACATCACCGAACGCGTCGGCATCGGCCACCGGCTCGAGCGGCTGGCACGGGCCGATCCGCTGACCGGCCTGCTGTCGCGGCAGTCGCTGCTCGAACGGCACGCCGCGGCGACGGCATCCGGCTACGGCCTGCTGCTGTGCGACGTCGACGGCTTCCGGTGCATCAACGAACGCCACGGCCACGCCGCCGGCGACGCGGTACTGGTGCGCTGCGCGGCGCGGCTGCGGCGGCTGGCCGGGCCGGCGGCCCTGGTGGCGCGCTGGGAGGGCGACCGCTTCGCGGTCCTGGTCCCGGGCGGCCGGGCCGCGGCACTGCACCGGCTGGCCGGGCGGATCGCCCGCGGTGCCGGTGCGACCTCGCCGGCGGTCACGCTGACGATCGGCGGCACCTGGGCGACCGCCGGCACGCCGATCACCGAGGCCTTGCGACGCGCGGCCGGTGCGCTCGGCTTCGGCAAGAGCGCCGGCCGCAACCGCGTCGAGTTCGACTGA
- a CDS encoding DUF2167 domain-containing protein, producing MSSFLRAIVLIALLLPASGRAEEETGDAELQAFLAGLTFRSGTVVVPEAHATLALKPGYAYLDATDAQAVLEQLWGNPPDTDILGLILPQGRDSLLDERSWAVAVTYSDDGHVSDAEAATIDYAQMLTDMQAATREANPARQENGYDAVELTGWAESPRYDGASNKLYWAKDLVFGESPDHTLNYDIRTLGRHGYLSLNAIAPLDALPQVREGMQELLTMAEFDAGYRYADYDAATDKAAAYGIGALVAGTLAAKTGLFAKIGLVLLKFWKLIALAVVAFGSALPKLFKRKH from the coding sequence ATGTCATCGTTCCTGCGCGCGATCGTCCTGATCGCCCTGCTGCTGCCGGCGTCCGGCCGTGCCGAAGAAGAAACCGGCGATGCCGAGCTGCAGGCGTTCCTCGCCGGCCTGACCTTCAGGTCGGGCACGGTGGTGGTGCCCGAGGCACACGCCACGCTGGCGCTCAAGCCCGGCTATGCCTACCTGGATGCGACCGACGCCCAGGCCGTGCTCGAACAGCTCTGGGGCAACCCGCCCGATACGGACATCCTCGGCCTGATCCTGCCGCAGGGTCGCGACAGCCTGCTGGACGAGCGCAGCTGGGCGGTGGCCGTGACCTATTCCGACGACGGTCACGTCTCCGACGCCGAAGCGGCCACGATCGACTACGCGCAGATGCTCACGGACATGCAGGCCGCCACGCGCGAGGCCAATCCGGCACGCCAGGAGAACGGCTACGACGCGGTCGAGCTGACCGGCTGGGCTGAATCACCGCGCTACGACGGCGCCAGCAACAAGCTGTACTGGGCCAAGGACCTGGTCTTCGGCGAGAGCCCGGACCACACGCTCAACTACGACATCCGCACGCTCGGCCGGCACGGCTACCTGAGCCTGAATGCGATCGCCCCGCTCGATGCGCTGCCGCAGGTGCGCGAAGGCATGCAGGAGCTGCTGACGATGGCCGAGTTCGACGCGGGCTACCGCTACGCCGACTACGACGCCGCCACCGACAAGGCCGCCGCCTACGGGATCGGCGCCCTGGTCGCCGGCACGCTGGCCGCCAAGACCGGACTGTTCGCCAAGATCGGCCTGGTGCTGCTGAAGTTCTGGAAGCTGATCGCGCTGGCCGTGGTCGCGTTCGGCAGCGCCCTGCCGAAGCTGTTCAAGCGCAAGCACTGA